The proteins below are encoded in one region of Trichocoleus sp.:
- a CDS encoding anti-sigma regulatory factor — protein sequence MQRISFAAKTDLTDLNHVLPWFNQVTEPYLPRTALIQCQTLLAEGFTNAVRHAHRGYATETPIEIEVTLLEQQLEIRIWDYGQPFDLIHQLEKLPERVDVSASSGRGLKLLKKIADRFEYSRFESDRNCLLIVKSY from the coding sequence GTGCAAAGAATATCTTTCGCTGCAAAGACAGATCTCACAGACCTGAACCACGTCTTACCCTGGTTTAATCAGGTAACTGAACCCTATCTTCCTAGAACAGCTTTAATTCAATGTCAAACGCTTTTGGCAGAAGGGTTTACCAATGCTGTGCGTCATGCTCATCGGGGTTATGCAACCGAAACACCGATCGAGATTGAAGTTACGCTTCTGGAACAGCAATTAGAAATTCGCATTTGGGATTATGGGCAGCCGTTTGATCTCATCCACCAACTTGAAAAATTACCTGAACGGGTCGATGTTAGTGCTTCGAGTGGACGCGGACTAAAACTGCTCAAAAAAATTGCCGATCGCTTCGAGTACAGCCGATTTGAAAGCGATCGAAATTGTCTTTTAATTGTGAAAAGCTACTGA
- a CDS encoding pentapeptide repeat-containing protein, with product MDTTELLREYAIGRINFSNITLHEAQLSKAKLPFVIFSKASFRKANLICRKSDLSASTPIASASLPAMRVAANG from the coding sequence ATGGATACAACTGAACTTTTGAGAGAATATGCGATCGGACGCATCAATTTCAGCAATATTACGTTGCATGAAGCACAGCTTAGTAAAGCAAAACTACCTTTTGTCATCTTCTCTAAAGCAAGTTTCCGGAAAGCAAATCTTATCTGCCGGAAATCTGACTTGTCAGCTTCAACGCCAATTGCTTCAGCCTCACTACCAGCAATGCGAGTGGCTGCAAACGGCTGA
- a CDS encoding SpoIIE family protein phosphatase — MFQILVIDDDPIVRMVLKNALKEQEYQVTFAKRGDEGLAQAQQLRPALIICDWLMPGLDGLEVCRCVKADPTLTTAFFILLTSRSAIEDRVRGLDSGADDFLSKPIEINELKARVRSGLRLYQSSQELQRLAQDLQQQKQILETELAEAAAYVQSLLPDRLNGAIATDSRFIPSRQLGGDCFDYFWLNSSHFALYLLDVSGHGLGAALPSVSVQNLLRSQSLQSVDFEEPAAVLQALNKIFQMTTHHDRYFTIWYGVYNCQTRELKYASAGHPPAILISKDATELQHLKTKGTPIGMFLDRQYQTERCHLAEASTLYLFSDGIYEIKKSDGSLLGLQDCAQMLRSHHNFNRENLTAILQTIQSLQKSEIFEDDCSLLQVKFQ, encoded by the coding sequence ATGTTTCAGATTCTTGTAATTGACGATGATCCAATTGTGCGAATGGTGCTCAAAAATGCCCTGAAAGAGCAGGAATATCAGGTGACGTTTGCGAAACGAGGCGATGAGGGACTTGCCCAAGCACAGCAGCTTCGTCCTGCTTTGATTATTTGTGATTGGCTCATGCCAGGACTAGATGGTTTGGAAGTATGTCGTTGTGTGAAAGCAGACCCAACACTAACAACGGCTTTTTTTATCCTGCTCACTTCTCGTTCAGCGATCGAAGACCGGGTGCGAGGACTCGACAGTGGAGCCGACGATTTTTTGTCAAAACCGATCGAAATCAATGAGCTAAAAGCACGGGTTCGGTCAGGATTAAGGCTCTACCAGTCCTCTCAAGAACTCCAACGACTCGCTCAGGATTTGCAGCAGCAGAAGCAGATCTTAGAAACCGAATTAGCGGAAGCAGCAGCTTATGTTCAATCTCTGCTGCCCGATCGCCTGAATGGAGCAATCGCAACGGATTCTCGCTTCATTCCTTCCCGACAACTCGGTGGGGATTGCTTCGACTATTTTTGGCTCAATTCTAGCCATTTTGCGCTGTATCTTCTTGATGTTTCGGGACATGGATTAGGAGCAGCCCTACCCTCTGTATCCGTGCAGAACCTCTTGCGATCTCAGTCTCTTCAAAGTGTCGATTTTGAGGAACCAGCGGCGGTCTTGCAAGCACTCAACAAAATTTTTCAAATGACAACGCACCACGATCGGTACTTCACAATCTGGTATGGCGTGTACAATTGCCAAACGCGGGAGCTGAAATATGCCAGTGCCGGACATCCGCCTGCAATTCTCATTTCAAAAGATGCCACAGAATTACAGCACTTAAAGACAAAAGGAACTCCAATTGGGATGTTCCTCGATCGGCAATATCAAACCGAACGATGTCATCTTGCTGAAGCAAGTACGCTTTACCTCTTCAGTGACGGCATTTATGAAATCAAAAAGTCGGATGGTTCTCTGTTAGGGCTGCAAGACTGCGCCCAAATGCTGCGATCGCACCATAATTTTAATCGCGAGAATCTGACAGCTATCTTACAAACGATTCAATCTCTTCAAAAAAGTGAAATCTTTGAGGATGACTGTTCTTTACTCCAAGTTAAGTTCCAGTAA
- a CDS encoding STAS domain-containing protein, whose protein sequence is MTVKVIQPKGLLDGVNGNQLQQEVATTIQAGASQILINFESVSFMDSSGLGALVIALKRVREAGRRLALCSLNDQVKMLLDLTDMDGVFEIFGSQEEFNRAAL, encoded by the coding sequence ATGACAGTAAAAGTGATTCAACCCAAGGGTTTATTGGATGGTGTGAATGGCAACCAATTGCAACAGGAAGTCGCTACGACGATTCAGGCTGGGGCGAGCCAAATTCTGATTAACTTTGAGTCTGTTTCGTTTATGGATAGTTCCGGCTTGGGTGCGCTGGTCATTGCACTTAAACGAGTCCGAGAAGCTGGACGTCGGCTTGCGCTATGCTCCTTGAACGATCAGGTCAAAATGCTGCTTGATCTGACCGATATGGACGGCGTTTTTGAGATCTTTGGCAGTCAGGAAGAGTTTAATCGGGCTGCCCTGTGA
- a CDS encoding agmatinase family protein, producing MVNFASTSARLESLATYDPNGVGSKTAGIFGLPFTLETAQVVILPVPWEVTVSYGAGTARGPAAVIDASTQLDLYDPQGVRIWETGVVAQPISSEWLARNDALRAKASDYIAALEQGDSPDRWTAVIDEINKASVELNAWLEEEATGLLDQGKLVGALGGDHSAPLGLMQALAKRYDHYSILHVDAHADLRVAYEGFQYSHASIMDNALKLPQIDRLVQIGIRDLCPAEADRIASSNQRVVTFYDWTLKEQVFSGQTWQSICDETIGLLSENVYVSFDIDGLDPSLCPHTGTPVPGGLQFTEAAYLLQRLASSGKKIIGFDLCEVAPGDDEWNGNVGARILYRLVSAMIRSNNPDLKA from the coding sequence ATGGTGAATTTTGCATCCACCTCCGCTCGCCTGGAATCTTTGGCGACTTATGACCCCAATGGCGTTGGCAGCAAAACCGCCGGGATTTTTGGTCTGCCGTTCACGCTGGAAACTGCACAGGTCGTCATTCTGCCAGTTCCCTGGGAAGTCACTGTCTCTTATGGTGCAGGCACTGCCCGTGGACCCGCAGCCGTAATCGATGCTTCGACTCAGCTCGATCTTTATGATCCGCAGGGTGTTCGCATTTGGGAAACGGGGGTGGTAGCCCAGCCTATCTCGTCAGAGTGGTTGGCGCGAAATGATGCGCTCCGAGCCAAAGCATCCGACTATATTGCGGCGCTGGAACAAGGAGACTCACCCGATCGCTGGACGGCTGTGATTGATGAGATTAACAAAGCTTCCGTTGAGCTAAACGCTTGGCTGGAAGAAGAAGCGACAGGTCTGCTAGATCAGGGTAAGCTGGTTGGCGCATTGGGTGGCGACCATAGTGCTCCACTCGGCTTAATGCAGGCACTTGCGAAGCGATATGACCATTACAGCATTCTGCATGTCGATGCTCACGCAGATTTGCGGGTTGCCTACGAAGGCTTCCAATATTCCCATGCCTCGATTATGGATAATGCTCTAAAGCTGCCCCAGATCGATCGCCTCGTTCAAATTGGCATCCGTGATCTCTGTCCGGCAGAAGCCGATCGGATTGCCTCCTCAAATCAGCGAGTTGTCACTTTCTATGATTGGACGCTCAAAGAGCAGGTCTTCTCTGGGCAAACCTGGCAGTCGATTTGTGATGAGACGATCGGGCTACTCTCTGAAAATGTGTACGTTAGCTTTGATATTGATGGTCTCGATCCGTCGCTCTGTCCTCATACGGGAACTCCCGTTCCGGGCGGGCTTCAATTTACAGAAGCAGCTTATCTGTTGCAGCGTCTTGCAAGTTCTGGCAAAAAAATTATCGGTTTCGATCTCTGTGAAGTGGCACCGGGAGACGATGAATGGAATGGCAATGTTGGTGCCAGAATTCTATATCGTTTAGTCAGTGCAATGATTCGATCGAATAATCCCGACCTTAAAGCTTAG
- the speE gene encoding polyamine aminopropyltransferase, producing MEALGRHLVIELYKCSGTKLNDVTYIEQSMIRAARDSGATVLNSTFHHFQPFGVSGVVVIQESHLAIHTWPEYGFASLDLFTCGESVDTWTAYHLLKEALGAEYGSATEMWRGSYRLLQEQSSVPTDVVPATPPVVAPHYNRNVWMTERNEDSAFSLRHSGDLLYRKTSPFQDIKVYETYKFGNTLVLDDMIMCTEKDEFVYHEMITHIPMLTHPNSKRALVIGGGDGGTVRELLRHDSLEEVVLVEIDEFVIDACKQYLPTIASSLDHPKLKLHVADGIQYIREAADRSFDLIIVDSTDPVGPAEGLFNEAFYREVHRCLTDDGVLVAQSESPMFNAPVFQSVFQCHKRIFGADNVHCYLAFIPTYPTGMWSFAYASKGSAHPLKGFDTDRARLFSQSQGLKYYNEMVHSAAFALPNFVRDLLQA from the coding sequence ATGGAAGCATTGGGTAGACATCTTGTGATTGAACTTTACAAGTGTTCCGGAACCAAGCTGAACGATGTCACGTATATCGAGCAGAGTATGATTCGGGCAGCAAGAGATTCTGGAGCAACGGTACTCAACTCAACTTTTCACCACTTTCAGCCGTTTGGTGTATCCGGCGTTGTTGTCATTCAAGAGAGTCACCTGGCAATCCATACCTGGCCCGAATACGGGTTCGCCTCCCTCGACCTCTTCACCTGCGGCGAAAGCGTAGATACTTGGACGGCGTATCACTTGTTAAAGGAAGCGCTAGGGGCAGAATATGGTTCAGCAACAGAAATGTGGCGCGGTTCTTATCGGCTTCTGCAAGAGCAATCTTCGGTTCCCACTGATGTAGTTCCAGCGACTCCCCCTGTAGTTGCACCACACTACAACCGCAACGTGTGGATGACCGAACGCAATGAAGATTCTGCCTTTTCACTGCGTCATTCAGGGGATCTGCTCTATCGCAAAACTTCACCCTTTCAGGACATCAAGGTATACGAAACTTACAAGTTTGGCAACACGCTTGTGCTCGATGACATGATTATGTGTACCGAGAAAGATGAGTTTGTTTACCATGAGATGATTACTCATATCCCCATGCTGACGCACCCCAACTCGAAGCGTGCTCTGGTGATTGGGGGTGGAGACGGGGGGACGGTGCGAGAACTGCTGCGGCATGACAGCCTGGAAGAAGTGGTGCTTGTTGAAATTGATGAGTTTGTGATCGATGCTTGCAAACAATATCTGCCAACGATCGCCAGTTCACTCGACCATCCAAAGCTGAAATTACACGTCGCTGACGGGATTCAATACATCCGCGAAGCTGCCGATCGCTCTTTTGATCTGATCATTGTGGATTCGACTGACCCCGTTGGACCCGCAGAAGGCTTATTCAATGAGGCGTTCTATCGAGAGGTGCATCGTTGTCTGACGGATGATGGTGTCCTGGTGGCTCAGAGTGAATCACCGATGTTTAATGCACCTGTGTTTCAGTCAGTTTTTCAGTGCCACAAGCGCATCTTTGGCGCGGATAATGTTCACTGCTATCTAGCATTCATTCCCACCTATCCAACTGGGATGTGGAGCTTTGCTTATGCCTCGAAGGGCAGTGCTCACCCGCTTAAGGGCTTTGATACCGATCGCGCCCGTCTCTTCAGCCAATCGCAAGGGCTGAAATATTACAATGAGATGGTGCATTCTGCCGCTTTTGCCCTGCCGAATTTTGTGCGGGACTTGCTCCAGGCATAA
- a CDS encoding DNA topoisomerase IB has product MLSIDPVQCAKAVGLRYVSDNRPGIRRKLSGTEFSYLDLNGKPIRDPDELQRFKTLVIPPAWTEVWICPAPNGHLQATGRDAKGRKQYRYHPDWRKIRNETKFDRMVRFAQTLPSIREQTDRHLRLQKLCREKVLATVVQLLEKTLIRVGNEEYVQQNESFGLTTLRDEHVQVSSSKLYFQFRGKSGVEHEIELGDRRLAKIVKSCRDLPGHDLFQYIDENGERQSVGSKDVNDYIQELAEENFTAKDFRTWAGTVHALQELRSIGSFSSQTEAKKNVTEAVKHTASRLGNRPATCRKYYIHPLILDVYLEGKLLSLVEPLWISPEQIAPDNTYDLRIEERAVLVVLAEYESGNLKLAS; this is encoded by the coding sequence ATGTTGAGCATCGATCCGGTTCAATGTGCGAAGGCGGTTGGTCTGCGCTATGTCAGTGATAATCGACCCGGTATTCGTCGCAAGCTATCGGGTACGGAATTCTCTTATTTAGACTTGAATGGCAAACCGATTCGAGATCCAGATGAATTACAACGGTTCAAAACATTAGTCATTCCACCTGCCTGGACAGAAGTTTGGATTTGCCCAGCACCGAATGGACATCTTCAGGCAACTGGACGTGATGCGAAAGGACGCAAGCAATATCGTTATCATCCCGATTGGCGCAAAATCCGCAACGAAACCAAATTCGATCGCATGGTGCGTTTCGCACAAACCCTCCCTTCCATTCGGGAGCAAACCGATCGCCATTTACGGCTACAAAAACTCTGTCGGGAAAAAGTTCTGGCGACGGTTGTCCAGCTTCTGGAAAAAACCCTGATTCGGGTTGGCAATGAAGAATACGTGCAGCAAAACGAATCTTTTGGGTTAACAACGCTGCGTGACGAGCATGTTCAAGTATCCAGCAGCAAACTCTATTTTCAGTTTCGTGGTAAAAGCGGGGTTGAGCATGAGATCGAACTGGGCGATCGACGTCTAGCCAAAATTGTGAAATCCTGTCGTGATTTACCAGGACATGATTTGTTTCAATACATTGACGAAAACGGAGAACGTCAATCGGTTGGCTCAAAAGATGTGAATGATTATATTCAAGAACTTGCTGAAGAGAATTTTACAGCAAAGGATTTTCGGACTTGGGCAGGAACAGTACATGCGCTACAAGAGCTTCGATCGATCGGCTCATTTTCCTCCCAAACGGAAGCAAAGAAAAATGTCACAGAGGCAGTCAAGCACACCGCCAGTCGTCTCGGCAATCGTCCTGCAACCTGCCGCAAATACTACATTCACCCACTGATTTTAGATGTTTATCTGGAAGGAAAACTCCTTTCCTTGGTTGAGCCGCTTTGGATTTCGCCAGAGCAAATAGCCCCTGATAACACTTATGACTTGCGTATTGAAGAACGAGCTGTTTTAGTTGTTTTGGCAGAATATGAGTCTGGTAATTTAAAGCTTGCAAGTTAA
- a CDS encoding BON domain-containing protein, with product MGWLQRLFGIQKPQQNQGQQPQAQTGSAATATVSPASTQESIPPERVGLNGEYDQSGLAKRVALAFDQDPGIDDVDTVYVAQTAGTVVLKGKAPSQDLLNKMVSVARGVNGATSVDTSQVTIG from the coding sequence ATGGGTTGGTTACAAAGACTTTTTGGCATTCAGAAGCCACAGCAAAATCAGGGTCAACAACCTCAAGCTCAAACAGGGTCTGCTGCAACTGCAACTGTATCTCCGGCAAGCACTCAAGAGTCAATTCCACCTGAGCGGGTTGGATTGAACGGCGAATATGATCAAAGTGGTCTAGCGAAACGAGTTGCTCTTGCGTTTGATCAAGACCCAGGAATTGATGATGTTGATACTGTTTATGTCGCTCAAACAGCCGGCACCGTGGTTCTGAAAGGAAAAGCTCCAAGCCAGGATTTGTTGAACAAAATGGTATCTGTGGCTCGTGGCGTGAATGGTGCGACTTCTGTGGATACGAGCCAGGTAACGATCGGCTAA
- a CDS encoding acetyltransferase, whose protein sequence is MFLQDKQTGTLVEVVDTLKLIDPMSDKISGKVQEGQEEQPPEEIAKSSLVFPSGEDLPRCWLDADYRTHQ, encoded by the coding sequence ATGTTTTTACAAGATAAGCAAACAGGTACTTTAGTTGAGGTTGTCGATACACTCAAGTTGATCGATCCAATGTCCGACAAAATTAGTGGCAAGGTCCAAGAAGGACAGGAAGAGCAGCCACCTGAAGAAATTGCTAAATCAAGCCTAGTCTTTCCATCGGGTGAAGATTTACCAAGATGCTGGTTAGATGCTGACTATCGAACGCATCAGTAA
- a CDS encoding glycosyltransferase family 4 protein → MIHAAASDPLRVIVYTDSAGIGGAEISLGHLVATASPDIQIMVVGLSPLVVNAIADRRSQIDRVVLSANGIPAFIQHRVTFQRFRPHIIHCNLCTPWAGAIGLAAALSLPNVWVVRVDQLPLRTTDALPLWLTRFLSLRVDAHVAVGEMSARRMEDFYALGRNSVISIPNGVPDRGFVEPLRQPGKNLIVGNIGRLDAMKAQDILLRAAAQVEGVRVVILGEGAERQNLEQMAIDLGIADRVELRGWVEQPADHLPQFDVLAMPSRSEGFPLAMVEAMLSARPVVATRVGSMPEAVIDRETGLLIDKNDVDGLAKAFCLLRDQPELRLQWGNQAREKAIAHFTVEAMTQRYEQLWQQLLTQPQSPRIRVPRPKD, encoded by the coding sequence ATGATCCACGCTGCTGCATCCGATCCATTACGAGTCATTGTCTACACCGATTCAGCCGGAATTGGCGGTGCAGAGATTAGCTTGGGACATCTCGTTGCCACAGCTTCGCCCGATATTCAGATAATGGTTGTGGGATTGTCTCCACTAGTGGTCAATGCGATTGCCGATCGCCGTTCTCAGATCGATCGCGTTGTTTTATCCGCAAATGGTATTCCTGCCTTCATTCAACATCGAGTTACGTTTCAACGATTTCGTCCCCACATCATTCACTGCAATCTCTGTACTCCCTGGGCTGGAGCGATCGGACTGGCAGCAGCACTATCTTTACCCAATGTGTGGGTTGTGCGCGTTGATCAGTTACCGCTCCGAACCACAGATGCATTGCCGCTCTGGCTTACCCGGTTTCTGTCGTTGCGGGTGGATGCTCATGTTGCAGTTGGTGAAATGAGTGCCCGTCGGATGGAAGATTTCTATGCACTAGGACGAAATAGCGTTATCTCTATTCCCAACGGCGTACCCGATCGTGGCTTTGTCGAACCATTACGGCAACCTGGAAAAAACTTGATTGTTGGTAATATTGGACGACTAGATGCGATGAAAGCCCAAGATATTCTGTTGCGAGCTGCTGCCCAAGTAGAAGGAGTACGAGTCGTGATTTTAGGGGAAGGGGCAGAAAGACAAAATTTAGAACAGATGGCGATCGATCTGGGCATTGCCGATCGAGTTGAGCTTCGCGGTTGGGTTGAGCAGCCTGCGGATCACTTGCCACAGTTTGATGTTCTGGCGATGCCTTCTCGCTCTGAAGGATTTCCCCTGGCAATGGTTGAAGCGATGTTATCGGCTCGACCTGTTGTTGCCACGCGCGTTGGTAGTATGCCGGAGGCAGTTATCGATCGCGAAACGGGTCTTCTAATTGACAAAAACGATGTTGATGGACTTGCGAAAGCGTTTTGTCTACTGCGAGATCAGCCAGAATTACGGCTGCAATGGGGCAATCAGGCGAGAGAAAAAGCAATCGCCCATTTTACGGTTGAAGCAATGACTCAACGCTATGAACAGCTTTGGCAACAACTTCTCACGCAGCCACAATCCCCTCGAATCCGAGTCCCTCGCCCCAAAGACTAA
- a CDS encoding glycosyltransferase family 4 protein yields MPPIAFIAGTYQPDRCGVAHYTRHLRETLAEQGIQSTVLTTHEAAQAASDPTVQGVIDRWHINHLVSLVKAIHATKAEILHIQHAAGTYGFDRAIFLLPLLLRMSQWHQPIVTTVHEYGWWEWQPKYIPASTLEWLKTWGQTQGWWDREDGFLLTQSNALITTNTDAEQVIASRLPHLVSRVHRIPIAANVESVYPDRLQAKQALCQRYGWSTDDLIVVFFGFLHPVKGIESLLDAFQQVLAVHPTAKLLLLGGVESLALQGEAADRYWNQLQAKIAELQLQDGVQMTGYLEAEAVSQCLAGADLGVLPFNHGVTLKSGSLLALMAHRLPVIATQASPADPDITTHLVQLIEPRNRDALAAALIQMLTQPDLRARLANAGYAFSRQFSWSQITQSHLKIYRSLLKSPTFISSEFAA; encoded by the coding sequence ATGCCCCCAATTGCCTTTATTGCCGGAACCTATCAACCCGATCGCTGTGGTGTGGCTCATTACACTCGTCATTTGCGAGAAACGCTGGCAGAGCAAGGAATTCAATCTACGGTTCTTACAACGCATGAGGCAGCGCAGGCAGCAAGTGATCCCACGGTACAGGGAGTGATCGATCGCTGGCATATCAATCATCTTGTGTCGCTGGTTAAAGCCATTCATGCAACAAAGGCAGAAATTCTACATATTCAGCATGCTGCCGGAACCTATGGATTCGATCGGGCAATTTTTCTGCTGCCGCTGCTGCTACGAATGAGCCAATGGCATCAGCCGATCGTCACGACAGTGCATGAATATGGCTGGTGGGAATGGCAACCAAAATACATTCCTGCATCCACTTTGGAATGGCTAAAAACATGGGGACAGACACAGGGTTGGTGGGATCGAGAGGATGGTTTTTTACTGACGCAAAGTAATGCCCTGATTACCACAAATACTGATGCCGAACAGGTCATTGCTTCTCGTCTACCTCACCTTGTCTCGCGAGTTCATCGAATTCCGATCGCGGCAAATGTTGAGTCTGTTTATCCCGATCGTTTGCAGGCGAAGCAGGCATTATGTCAACGGTATGGTTGGTCAACGGATGACTTAATTGTTGTATTCTTCGGCTTTTTGCATCCCGTGAAAGGAATTGAAAGCTTGCTGGATGCCTTTCAACAAGTATTGGCTGTCCATCCAACCGCAAAATTATTGCTTTTGGGTGGAGTCGAAAGTCTGGCACTGCAAGGGGAAGCTGCCGATCGTTACTGGAACCAACTGCAAGCAAAAATTGCAGAGCTTCAATTACAAGACGGGGTGCAAATGACGGGCTATCTGGAAGCAGAAGCAGTTTCTCAGTGTCTTGCAGGTGCAGATCTTGGCGTATTGCCTTTTAATCATGGAGTAACGCTGAAGAGTGGTTCACTGCTGGCATTAATGGCACATCGGCTTCCGGTCATTGCAACTCAAGCGTCTCCTGCTGATCCAGATATTACAACTCATTTGGTTCAACTGATTGAACCTCGCAATAGGGATGCTCTTGCAGCTGCATTGATTCAAATGCTGACTCAGCCTGATTTACGGGCTCGATTGGCAAACGCTGGCTATGCCTTCAGCCGCCAGTTTTCCTGGTCACAGATCACCCAAAGTCATCTGAAAATATATCGATCGCTCCTCAAATCACCAACTTTCATTTCATCTGAGTTTGCCGCATGA